A genomic stretch from Serratia entomophila includes:
- a CDS encoding class I SAM-dependent methyltransferase, with amino-acid sequence MKPAHTLQKLTGPQSWAELPWGEYYREALERQLQPWWSKLFGFHLLKLGNLSAGLATDKCAISHQVNVGLEGEGLQVIADAYQLPFAAKSVDACLLAHTLSYADDPHRLLREVDRVLIDDGWLVVSSFNPFSLLGLGKLVPGLRHRQPYASRMFTQMRLLDWLSLLNYEVLHQARFHVLPWHRKGGKFLCTHLPALGCMSVIVARKRTLPLTPTPMKVGARKPSLSRAVGATKSYRKLP; translated from the coding sequence ATGAAACCAGCCCATACTCTACAAAAGCTCACCGGCCCACAGTCATGGGCCGAGCTGCCGTGGGGGGAATACTATCGTGAGGCGCTTGAGCGGCAGTTGCAACCCTGGTGGTCAAAGCTGTTCGGTTTCCACCTGCTGAAGCTCGGCAACCTCAGCGCCGGTTTGGCGACGGACAAATGCGCCATTTCGCATCAGGTCAACGTGGGCCTGGAGGGAGAAGGGCTGCAGGTGATCGCCGATGCCTACCAGCTACCGTTCGCCGCCAAGTCGGTCGATGCCTGCCTGCTGGCACATACGCTGTCCTATGCGGACGATCCGCACCGCCTGCTGCGCGAAGTTGACCGGGTGTTGATCGACGACGGTTGGCTGGTCGTCAGCAGTTTCAATCCGTTCAGCCTGCTGGGATTGGGCAAGCTGGTGCCTGGGCTGCGCCATCGCCAGCCCTACGCCAGCCGCATGTTTACCCAGATGCGGCTGCTGGATTGGCTCAGCCTGCTGAATTATGAAGTGCTGCACCAGGCGCGGTTTCACGTGCTGCCGTGGCACCGCAAGGGCGGCAAGTTTTTGTGTACGCACCTGCCGGCGCTGGGATGCATGAGCGTGATTGTGGCGCGCAAGCGAACCTTGCCGCTGACGCCGACGCCGATGAAGGTGGGAGCGAGGAAACCCTCTCTCAGCCGCGCGGTGGGCGCGACCAAGAGTTATCGCAAACTGCCTTAG
- the rnhA gene encoding ribonuclease HI produces MLKQVEIFTDGSCLGNPGPGGYGAILRYKQVEKTFSAGYRLTTNNRMEMMAAIVALEALTSPCEVILSTDSQYVRQGITSWIHNWKKRGWKTADKKPVKNVDLWQRLDLAIQRHNVKWEWVKGHAGHPENERCDVLARDAAGNPTQEDVGYKPEA; encoded by the coding sequence ATGCTCAAACAGGTAGAAATTTTCACCGACGGCTCCTGCCTTGGCAACCCCGGCCCCGGTGGTTACGGCGCAATCTTGCGCTACAAGCAGGTTGAGAAAACCTTCAGCGCAGGCTATCGCCTGACCACCAACAACCGCATGGAGATGATGGCGGCAATCGTCGCATTGGAAGCGCTGACTTCGCCGTGCGAAGTGATCCTCAGCACCGACAGCCAGTATGTGCGCCAGGGCATCACCAGCTGGATCCACAACTGGAAAAAGCGCGGCTGGAAAACCGCCGACAAAAAACCGGTCAAAAATGTCGATCTGTGGCAACGGCTGGATCTGGCCATTCAGCGCCACAACGTTAAATGGGAATGGGTCAAAGGCCACGCCGGCCACCCGGAGAACGAACGTTGCGACGTTTTGGCGCGCGATGCAGCCGGTAATCCGACCCAGGAAGACGTGGGTTACAAACCGGAAGCCTAA
- the dnaQ gene encoding DNA polymerase III subunit epsilon produces the protein MSTTTTRQIVLDTETTGMNKLGVHYEGHRIIEIGAVEVINRRLTGRHYHVYVKPDRLVDPEAYGVHGISDEFLADKPTFDQIADEFLDFIRGGELVIHNAAFDIGFMDHEFRMMQRGIPKTETFCTITDSLLMARRLFPGKRNNLDALCGRYEIDNSKRTLHGALLDAEILAEVYLAMTGGQTSMAFQMEGDTQQADATQDIQRIVRPATAMKVVYASDEEVLAHEARLDLVAKKGGSCLWRAETAE, from the coding sequence ATCTCAACCACCACTACCAGACAGATCGTCCTCGATACCGAAACCACCGGTATGAACAAACTCGGGGTGCATTACGAAGGTCACCGCATCATCGAAATCGGTGCGGTGGAAGTGATTAACCGCCGTCTGACCGGGCGTCATTATCACGTCTACGTCAAGCCGGACCGGCTGGTGGACCCGGAAGCCTATGGCGTACACGGCATCAGCGACGAGTTCCTGGCCGACAAACCGACCTTTGATCAAATCGCCGACGAGTTCCTCGACTTCATTCGCGGCGGCGAGTTGGTGATCCATAACGCGGCGTTCGACATCGGCTTTATGGATCACGAATTCCGCATGATGCAGCGGGGCATTCCGAAGACCGAGACCTTCTGCACCATTACCGACAGCCTATTGATGGCGCGCCGCCTGTTCCCGGGCAAGCGCAACAACCTCGACGCCCTGTGCGGCCGTTATGAGATAGACAACAGCAAGCGTACGCTGCACGGCGCATTGCTCGATGCCGAGATCCTGGCGGAAGTCTATCTGGCGATGACCGGCGGCCAGACGTCGATGGCGTTTCAGATGGAGGGCGACACCCAGCAGGCCGACGCCACCCAGGATATTCAGCGCATTGTTCGCCCGGCGACCGCCATGAAGGTGGTTTACGCCAGCGATGAAGAAGTGCTGGCCCATGAGGCGCGCTTGGATCTGGTGGCTAAAAAGGGCGGCAGCTGCCTGTGGCGGGCGGAAACAGCCGAATAA
- a CDS encoding secretin and TonB N-terminal domain-containing protein — MNFDIPSLPLFQALARYGEISGFAVLVDSDLAANRRSAAIKGRFDPYSALRYLLQGTGLNAHYAGASAFTLVAASPGTQREREAAGGGDVSTPGLGGHRFGVFLQQSLLRALCQTPQTRPGNYRAVIQIWLNAQGLVERVRLIDSTGSLQRDNAILKQIKGLRLAGEMRVRLPQPLTILVLPEEGTAKACRTHDA; from the coding sequence ATGAATTTCGATATTCCCTCATTGCCGTTATTTCAGGCATTGGCGCGTTACGGTGAGATATCGGGTTTCGCCGTATTGGTGGATAGCGATCTGGCGGCCAACCGGCGTTCTGCGGCGATTAAGGGGCGTTTTGACCCCTATTCGGCCTTGCGATATTTACTCCAGGGGACCGGGTTAAACGCACACTACGCCGGCGCCAGCGCCTTCACGCTTGTGGCGGCCAGCCCGGGAACGCAGCGGGAGAGGGAGGCGGCAGGCGGCGGTGATGTCTCCACGCCTGGGCTGGGGGGGCATCGGTTTGGCGTATTTTTGCAGCAGTCGCTGCTGCGCGCATTATGCCAAACGCCACAAACCCGCCCCGGCAATTACCGGGCGGTCATACAGATCTGGCTGAATGCACAAGGTTTGGTCGAGCGGGTCAGGCTGATAGATTCAACAGGATCACTACAACGGGATAATGCCATCCTGAAACAAATAAAAGGATTACGTCTGGCTGGGGAAATGCGCGTGCGTTTGCCTCAGCCGCTGACAATTTTAGTTTTGCCGGAGGAAGGAACCGCAAAGGCGTGCCGAACGCATGACGCATAA
- a CDS encoding RNA polymerase sigma factor encodes MRRHFLAYYDALRKRLKYRLGSEDLANDVLHETYLRIEQRDDELKVRNPQAYLYRTALNVAYDQHVNTPRLLNVDEIDELLLLEDETQDPARIVHARNEVNELQKVLHQLPWRQQEILIASRLEGISHREIAQRFHISTRMVEKELKAALTVCGRRMARKVIQQFGPGAEKTSK; translated from the coding sequence ATGCGCCGGCACTTTCTTGCTTACTATGATGCATTACGCAAAAGGCTTAAATATCGCCTGGGTTCCGAAGATTTGGCGAACGATGTCCTGCACGAAACTTACCTGCGAATAGAACAGCGCGACGATGAGCTGAAGGTGCGCAATCCTCAGGCCTATTTGTATCGCACCGCTCTGAACGTCGCTTATGATCAGCACGTCAACACGCCCCGTTTGCTGAACGTGGATGAAATCGATGAACTTTTGTTGTTGGAAGATGAGACGCAGGATCCGGCGCGAATTGTGCACGCCAGGAATGAAGTGAACGAATTACAAAAAGTGTTGCATCAACTGCCCTGGCGGCAGCAAGAAATCTTGATCGCCTCGCGTCTGGAGGGCATTTCGCATCGGGAGATCGCGCAACGTTTTCATATTTCGACCAGAATGGTGGAGAAGGAATTGAAAGCGGCGCTAACGGTTTGCGGCAGGCGCATGGCGCGAAAAGTCATCCAGCAGTTCGGTCCCGGGGCGGAAAAAACGTCTAAATAA
- a CDS encoding FecR family protein, whose translation MSYFEWRAKNLLAREARNWLVHLTSGRATTDDADAFRQWYQKSPQHYAAFNEVKRLWRQLEPAMAATLAPDAGSRRDSASVPNWGRRAFLGAAAASAGAFLLKPDFFLNPEVSFQGLTSDYQTATGEQKNILLQGNVSVEMNTLTRIDLRPAGIALKTGEAQIRAQAMSIPQLVVYANGGEVYAKTADFNIRNLDNQVSVTCLAGEVSVMCQATKRGLQAGQQLTYSASGMGPVVQANTEQVIAWQRRLLIFNHQPLYLVIEEINRYRPGKIILLNSQLGQRLVQARFKLDQLETVAALIRDAYGARVTNLPGGIVVLS comes from the coding sequence ATGAGCTATTTTGAATGGCGGGCGAAGAACCTGTTGGCGCGTGAGGCCAGAAACTGGCTGGTGCATCTTACTTCGGGGCGTGCGACCACCGACGATGCGGACGCTTTTCGTCAATGGTACCAGAAAAGCCCGCAACATTACGCTGCGTTCAATGAGGTAAAACGCCTGTGGCGGCAGCTGGAGCCGGCGATGGCCGCCACACTTGCACCCGATGCGGGGTCCCGGCGCGATAGCGCATCGGTGCCCAACTGGGGGCGCAGGGCATTTCTGGGCGCCGCCGCGGCATCTGCCGGCGCTTTTTTGCTTAAGCCGGATTTCTTCCTGAATCCTGAAGTGAGCTTTCAGGGGCTGACGAGCGATTATCAAACGGCGACCGGCGAGCAAAAGAATATCTTGCTGCAAGGCAACGTCTCGGTCGAGATGAACACGCTGACGCGTATCGATCTGCGCCCGGCAGGCATTGCTCTGAAGACCGGCGAGGCGCAAATTCGCGCTCAGGCGATGAGCATTCCGCAGCTGGTGGTGTATGCGAACGGCGGCGAAGTGTATGCCAAAACGGCCGATTTCAATATTCGCAATTTGGACAATCAGGTCAGCGTCACCTGCCTGGCCGGCGAGGTGTCCGTGATGTGTCAGGCGACGAAACGCGGGCTGCAAGCCGGTCAACAGCTGACCTACAGCGCATCCGGCATGGGGCCGGTGGTGCAGGCCAATACCGAGCAAGTCATCGCCTGGCAGCGGCGCCTGCTTATTTTCAATCATCAGCCCCTCTACCTGGTTATCGAAGAAATTAATCGCTACAGGCCGGGCAAAATCATTTTGTTGAACAGCCAGCTGGGGCAGCGCCTGGTTCAGGCGCGGTTTAAGCTGGATCAGCTGGAAACCGTGGCTGCGCTTATTCGCGATGCCTACGGCGCCAGGGTAACGAATCTGCCGGGGGGGATCGTGGTGCTGAGCTAA